GAAGGCGCGCTTGAGGGTGGTTTCGCTCAGACCGACGCGGCCGGCGAGATCGGCGAGGGCCGGCGAGTGTTCGAGGTCGCGTTCCAGAATTTCGGCCGCGAGGTGGACGGCGGTGGTGGCGTTGGGTGTGGTGACCGGAGCGGGTTGCAGTGCGGCGCTCCAAGCGGTGAGGCACTCCACCAGCAGATCGTGGCAGCGGGCGGTGAGCGCCATGGTGCGGCAGACCCCGACGAAGGGACAGCGTTGGATCGACTCGACGGCGAGATGGGCGCGGGCGCTGAGGGGGTGTTCAAAGCCCGGACCGTGGCCGGCGATGAAGCGGCGCAGCGCGGCGGCACCGGCGGAAGGGTCGGCGGCGAGCATCTCGTCGGCGGTCGCCGGGGAAAGCAGGATTTCGACGCTGAAGCCGGAGGGCGCCGGAGCGTTGACGGTGGAAAGCTCACCACGATGCGTGCGCAGGCACCCGGGTGTTGGTTCCAGCTGAAACGCCACCCGGGGAGCGTCGGCGGGCGCGATCGCGGCGAGATCAAGGGCCAGCCCCCAGCGCAACTCCAGGCCGCGCCGCACCGGCATGCGGTTGACGGCGGTCGAGGCGGCACACCGCATTAGGAGGAAGCGGGGCGGAGCTTACGGCGGGCGAAGCTGGCGAGGCCCAAGACGATCAGGCTGAGGCCGACGAGGGGGAAGAGGATCGCCAGGACCACGATGGTGGCGGCGATGGTTTTGGGGACCTGCTCGTTCCGGGTTTTGCGCGGGGCGCCGAAGGTGCCGGCGGGTCGGCGGCGCCACCACATCCACACGCCGGTCACGCTCATGGCGATGATGACCAGGCAGGCGAGCACGGCCAGGATCTTGGTGGGCAGTCCAAAGACCGAGCCGGTGTGAATGGAGTAGAACATGAGCGCGGTGGTCGCGCCGAGGGAGAGTTCGTCGTAGTGGATGACGGCCAGGGTTTCGCCGGTGGTGGCATCGACGTAGACGACGCCATCCTCGAGGTCGCCGGTGTCGGTGGGACCGAAGAGATCCCACGCCCCGTTTTCTTCATGGGGAGCGGCGAGGAAGAAGGCCGGGAACGGATAGTGGGTGCGGGCTTCGGCGACGATGGTGTCGATCGAGGCGGGCTCGGCGCCGTCGGGCAACGGCGTGGAGTGCGGCGGGCTGACGTAGGCGGGCGGGAGTTGGCCGCCGACGTAGAGTCCGGCGAAGAACGCGTTGCCCCAGACCTGGGTGTAGAGCAGGCCGGTGACCATGATGGCGAGGGCGACGCCGAAGAGGTAGAGGCCGGGGATCGTGTGCAGATCGCGCAGCGCGAGTTTGCCGCCTTTGCGCAGGCGTGGCAGCCAGACGCCCCAGAGTTTTTCTTTACCGCGCGGCCACCAGAGCAGCAGCCCGGTGAGCAGGGAAACGATGCCCCAGCAGGTGGCGAGTTCGACGGCGTAGCGGCCGATCGCACCACCCAGCAAGGTGCGGTGCAGATCGAGCACGATGCCAAAAAAGCTCTGTTCCAAATCGAGCTGTCCCTGCACCTCCGCCGTGTAAGGATTTACGAATACATAACGGTGAGCGTGTTCGTGTTCGTCCTCGTGTTCATGTGCTCCGTCGTCGCTGGTTTCGGGGTGAGGCAGACCCTCGGATTCAAAGATGATCTCATCGGCTCGACCGGGGGCGACGGGGCGGCTGAAGGCGCTGAACTCCCACTCGGGTCCGAGCGTGGCGCGGGCGGCGGCGACGCGTTCGCTGAAGGGGCGCGGGGTGGCGTCGCCAGGCACGCTGACCGTCATGGCCTTGGCGTGCGACCAGACTTGGAGCTCCTCCTTAAACACGTAGAGCGCGCCGGTGAGCGACACGATGATGAGGAAGGGCGTAACGGCGAGGCCGGCCCAGAAATGCCAGCGCCAGACCGCCGGGTAGAGGGCGGCGAGCCAGGAGCGGGCGCGACGTGGTGCGGCGCGAGCAGCGGTGGGGCGGTCGGACGGAGGCATGGGAGAGCGGCGGGACTTAGAACTTCGCTTCGATGCCCACGCCGGCGACGCGCGGGGCACCGGGACGGGCGCCGAGGAG
This portion of the Actomonas aquatica genome encodes:
- a CDS encoding helix-turn-helix transcriptional regulator; the protein is MRCAASTAVNRMPVRRGLELRWGLALDLAAIAPADAPRVAFQLEPTPGCLRTHRGELSTVNAPAPSGFSVEILLSPATADEMLAADPSAGAAALRRFIAGHGPGFEHPLSARAHLAVESIQRCPFVGVCRTMALTARCHDLLVECLTAWSAALQPAPVTTPNATTAVHLAAEILERDLEHSPALADLAGRVGLSETTLKRAFPRVFGLTVFGYLRRRRMEAARRLLEAGTATVLEAAAAVGYSNPSNFAAAFRREFGLNPKSHQLANRAR
- a CDS encoding PepSY-associated TM helix domain-containing protein; the encoded protein is MPPSDRPTAARAAPRRARSWLAALYPAVWRWHFWAGLAVTPFLIIVSLTGALYVFKEELQVWSHAKAMTVSVPGDATPRPFSERVAAARATLGPEWEFSAFSRPVAPGRADEIIFESEGLPHPETSDDGAHEHEDEHEHAHRYVFVNPYTAEVQGQLDLEQSFFGIVLDLHRTLLGGAIGRYAVELATCWGIVSLLTGLLLWWPRGKEKLWGVWLPRLRKGGKLALRDLHTIPGLYLFGVALAIMVTGLLYTQVWGNAFFAGLYVGGQLPPAYVSPPHSTPLPDGAEPASIDTIVAEARTHYPFPAFFLAAPHEENGAWDLFGPTDTGDLEDGVVYVDATTGETLAVIHYDELSLGATTALMFYSIHTGSVFGLPTKILAVLACLVIIAMSVTGVWMWWRRRPAGTFGAPRKTRNEQVPKTIAATIVVLAILFPLVGLSLIVLGLASFARRKLRPASS